The following proteins are encoded in a genomic region of Desulfosporosinus youngiae DSM 17734:
- a CDS encoding tail fiber protein has protein sequence MQTTANYGLKKPDGTDVVNIQDFNDNADVTDTTLAGKVDKVTGKQLSTEDYSTAEKSKLAGIATGANNYVHPSTHPPSIIVQDSSNRFVTDSEKSTWNGKAGTAVATTGANGLMSSADKSKLDGIATGANAYVHPSGDGNQHVPATGTTHNGQVLRSGATAGSAAWGALTKSDVGLGNVDNTADSAKNVASAAKLTTARTISLTGDVTGSASFDGSANASITATVADDSHNHIIANVDGLQSALNAKADQTVVTAHLAEDATLTTKGHVQLSSSTTSTSTTLAATPSAVKVAMDKANAAIPSSQKGVANGVATLGADGKISFSQLPVLSASGIFSDTTTVIGAGMTYTKTIPLEIEAKTGSIIIFAGGMAYYMFNTNPASTKGFDRSSSNQAINWRDLGSGTSPWNYMSSSNSNLRLTGCYIEGTNLKLVIYNYGASNETLGIQSCTWEVQA, from the coding sequence ATGCAAACAACAGCAAATTATGGACTGAAGAAACCGGACGGTACCGACGTTGTCAACATCCAAGATTTTAATGATAATGCCGATGTGACTGACACAACGTTAGCTGGTAAAGTGGACAAAGTCACCGGAAAGCAGTTGTCGACAGAAGACTATTCAACTGCCGAAAAAAGTAAGTTAGCCGGTATTGCAACAGGTGCCAATAATTATGTCCATCCATCCACACACCCGCCATCAATCATTGTTCAGGATAGTAGTAACCGTTTTGTAACCGACAGCGAAAAAAGCACATGGAATGGCAAGGCCGGAACCGCCGTGGCTACGACCGGCGCTAATGGACTAATGTCCAGCGCGGATAAAAGCAAGCTTGATGGCATCGCCACTGGGGCCAACGCCTATGTCCACCCCAGTGGTGATGGTAACCAGCATGTGCCGGCAACTGGGACAACCCATAACGGGCAAGTGCTTAGGTCTGGGGCAACGGCCGGCAGTGCTGCATGGGGGGCTTTGACTAAGAGTGATGTAGGGCTGGGTAATGTAGACAATACGGCGGATTCAGCTAAGAATGTCGCCTCAGCGGCGAAGCTTACGACAGCCAGGACCATCAGCTTAACCGGCGATGTGACAGGCTCGGCCAGCTTTGATGGATCGGCAAATGCCTCCATTACCGCCACGGTGGCTGATGACAGCCATAATCACATTATTGCTAATGTAGACGGGTTGCAGAGTGCGCTCAACGCAAAGGCCGATCAGACTGTTGTTACTGCGCATTTGGCGGAAGATGCGACATTAACCACTAAAGGGCATGTGCAATTATCGAGTAGCACAACAAGCACAAGCACGACTCTTGCAGCTACTCCAAGTGCAGTAAAAGTCGCCATGGACAAGGCTAATGCTGCAATCCCATCTTCGCAAAAAGGTGTTGCAAACGGTGTCGCAACGCTAGGAGCAGATGGTAAAATCTCTTTTTCACAACTGCCTGTTTTATCTGCGTCTGGAATATTTTCAGATACAACCACTGTGATTGGTGCGGGAATGACATATACCAAAACAATACCATTAGAAATTGAAGCCAAAACTGGTAGTATAATAATTTTTGCAGGCGGTATGGCTTATTATATGTTCAACACAAATCCCGCATCTACTAAGGGCTTTGATAGGTCATCAAGCAATCAAGCAATTAACTGGCGTGATTTGGGCAGTGGCACTAGTCCGTGGAACTATATGTCATCATCCAATAGTAATTTAAGGCTTACAGGATGCTATATTGAGGGAACTAACCTTAAATTGGTAATTTATAATTATGGTGCTTCGAATGAGACTCTAGGTATCCAAAGTTGTACATGGGAGGTACAAGCATGA
- a CDS encoding DUF2577 domain-containing protein: MASLLDVIKAAGIDAVGASNPVNIMFGEILTISPLSVKVDQRFTLPADFLVVPESLIKYEADLTHAHQYTDDGSSKTTATALTTKLIIRPGLKVGDKVLLLRVQGGQKFVILDKVVTT; the protein is encoded by the coding sequence ATGGCAAGTTTATTGGATGTAATAAAAGCTGCCGGGATAGATGCTGTGGGAGCTTCAAACCCCGTGAATATCATGTTTGGAGAGATACTAACCATAAGTCCGCTGAGTGTAAAAGTAGACCAACGCTTTACGCTGCCGGCGGATTTTTTAGTTGTACCTGAAAGCCTGATTAAATACGAAGCCGACCTGACCCATGCACATCAATACACAGACGATGGATCATCAAAAACTACAGCTACAGCCCTGACAACCAAGCTCATTATCCGCCCCGGTCTAAAGGTAGGGGACAAAGTCCTGCTGCTCAGGGTCCAAGGCGGGCAGAAATTTGTAATCTTAGACAAGGTGGTGACAACATGA
- a CDS encoding DUF2793 domain-containing protein, with protein MAAQTIKIRRGTKSDLVALGALAAGEMGLCTDTKEVYIGDGTANVFVGRALSGTEAARPNAGTLGRLYYVTGGTNAGYLYFDTGSAWERVNAQKLTDLTGTLDNITDGTNYAKVLKADTTSGHVNKVSDGTNTKTAAEIKAHIDDATKHRLINDSGTAITDLWSAQKIGNEIELAKHNIEPQASVKNRTTTAPPGSPVTGDRYIIPNSATGVWSGKQDQIAEYASGAWTYYPPQTGWTCYVDEEQKIYSWNGTAWVRTGGALQTITAGNGLTGGGQADTVTLTVGAGNGINVASTSVSAKAGKGILVNGTGIEANIDASSLVYDSANGNRLMVAVVDGGTF; from the coding sequence TTGGCGGCACAAACAATTAAAATTCGCAGGGGCACCAAGTCTGATCTGGTGGCCTTGGGAGCATTAGCTGCAGGCGAAATGGGATTATGTACAGACACCAAGGAAGTTTACATCGGGGACGGCACTGCCAATGTTTTTGTCGGCAGGGCATTATCCGGGACAGAAGCGGCCCGGCCCAATGCCGGGACCTTAGGGCGGCTTTACTATGTTACCGGCGGCACCAATGCAGGCTATCTGTATTTCGATACAGGATCAGCCTGGGAGCGGGTCAATGCCCAGAAACTGACGGATCTGACCGGGACGCTAGATAACATTACGGACGGAACCAATTATGCTAAGGTCTTAAAAGCAGATACAACGTCTGGACATGTTAATAAGGTCTCGGATGGCACCAACACGAAAACTGCGGCTGAAATCAAGGCTCACATTGATGATGCGACCAAACACCGCCTTATCAATGACTCGGGGACAGCCATAACCGACTTATGGAGTGCTCAAAAGATCGGCAATGAGATTGAATTGGCCAAACATAATATTGAGCCCCAAGCTAGTGTGAAGAATCGTACCACGACGGCACCGCCCGGTAGCCCAGTGACCGGAGATCGCTATATCATCCCCAACAGCGCAACGGGGGTGTGGTCTGGAAAACAAGATCAGATTGCCGAATATGCATCAGGAGCCTGGACCTATTATCCCCCCCAGACCGGTTGGACTTGCTATGTTGATGAGGAACAAAAGATTTACTCTTGGAACGGTACAGCTTGGGTAAGGACCGGTGGAGCTCTGCAGACGATTACAGCCGGCAATGGTTTAACCGGAGGCGGGCAGGCCGATACGGTGACTTTGACGGTAGGGGCGGGGAACGGGATCAATGTTGCCTCGACATCAGTGAGTGCAAAAGCCGGAAAGGGAATCCTTGTCAACGGCACAGGTATTGAGGCCAATATCGATGCCAGCAGTCTTGTCTATGACTCGGCCAATGGTAACCGGTTAATGGTAGCCGTTGTCGATGGAGGAACATTCTAA
- a CDS encoding tape measure protein — MPTISSTLRMFDGMSGPLQNITQGMNLMLSSMRRMQSATEQNTNIGRTLVAAQERIAAAEVGIRQAIDQSTRAQQRFNQSSQSGANLINQASSAQDRFNASAQSGARHSNTILTNLRGIAATYVSLMGLKTGMNISDSYVSAQARLKLINDGSQTDAQLQDKIFATADRTYGNYGVMASSVGKLGLLAGDAFSNNNEIIRFTELMQKSFKVGGSSTMEQQSGMYQLTQAMAAGKLQGDEFRSIMENAPMLASAIAKFTGKSKGELKKMSAEGTITSDIIKGALFNAADDINDKFATMPMTFADALNRMKNNALQAFGPMIERINSMLNSPGGTTFINNISASIERAAFVADKLLTLVSGIYGFISSNWGMIVPIVMGVASAFLLYNTILRINAFWTGVTAAADLASASMKAAKARATLAATSATATETAAQWRLNSALLASPITWYILAVITLISIFYIAIAAINHFAGTSYSATGFIAGAFMVAGAVIMNVVLAVLKIVINVVATIWNVIATVAESIRNVFNDPVGSIVRLFVGLGDTVLGILETIASAIDTLTGKHLSDAINGWRGDLQGMADDLVGEVEIKVPRLDPHDYLPGRFDYTNAFNKGYNWGNNISDKFSLSNIPGNTLTDFDLGNIPNIDRVGEVGKIKDKVDISNEDLKIMRELAEMKNIQNFVTLTPTVAVTTGDINNGQSVDTIVGKIKTMLETEIASSASNVYA, encoded by the coding sequence GTGCCAACTATAAGCTCGACACTAAGAATGTTTGACGGAATGTCAGGACCATTACAGAACATAACCCAGGGCATGAATCTTATGCTATCAAGTATGAGGCGAATGCAAAGTGCAACTGAGCAAAATACCAATATTGGCAGGACGCTTGTGGCTGCTCAAGAGAGAATCGCGGCCGCCGAAGTGGGCATAAGGCAAGCTATTGATCAGTCCACTCGGGCACAACAACGATTTAATCAATCAAGTCAGAGTGGTGCAAACCTTATCAACCAAGCGTCAAGTGCGCAGGATAGGTTTAATGCGTCAGCTCAAAGTGGGGCGCGGCATTCAAATACAATCCTTACTAATCTTAGAGGGATAGCGGCAACCTATGTTAGTCTGATGGGATTAAAAACAGGAATGAACATTAGCGATAGTTACGTTTCAGCGCAGGCCCGACTTAAACTGATTAATGATGGGTCCCAAACAGATGCGCAACTCCAAGATAAAATATTCGCTACAGCAGATAGGACTTATGGTAATTATGGTGTCATGGCAAGCAGCGTAGGAAAACTCGGACTCTTAGCTGGGGATGCCTTTTCCAATAATAATGAAATTATCAGATTCACAGAGTTGATGCAAAAGTCCTTTAAAGTTGGGGGCTCGTCTACAATGGAGCAACAGTCCGGTATGTATCAGCTCACCCAAGCAATGGCCGCTGGGAAGCTACAAGGGGATGAGTTTCGCAGCATCATGGAAAATGCTCCTATGCTTGCAAGTGCCATTGCTAAGTTTACAGGAAAATCCAAAGGTGAGCTTAAAAAGATGTCGGCGGAGGGAACAATTACTTCAGACATAATTAAAGGGGCTTTATTCAATGCAGCGGATGACATTAACGATAAATTTGCAACTATGCCCATGACCTTTGCGGATGCACTCAATAGGATGAAAAATAACGCGCTTCAAGCTTTTGGCCCTATGATAGAACGCATTAATTCAATGCTAAATAGTCCAGGCGGGACAACGTTCATAAATAACATAAGCGCATCTATCGAAAGGGCCGCATTTGTTGCTGATAAATTGTTGACGTTAGTTTCGGGGATCTATGGATTTATTTCGTCTAATTGGGGGATGATTGTGCCAATTGTAATGGGGGTTGCCTCAGCGTTCCTCCTCTACAATACTATTTTAAGAATAAATGCTTTTTGGACGGGGGTTACTGCCGCAGCAGATTTAGCATCGGCCAGCATGAAAGCAGCTAAAGCGCGTGCAACTCTGGCGGCAACGTCAGCGACGGCAACCGAAACAGCTGCTCAGTGGAGGCTAAATTCTGCCTTATTAGCCTCCCCAATAACGTGGTATATTCTTGCCGTCATTACGCTAATATCCATCTTCTATATTGCAATAGCTGCCATCAACCATTTTGCTGGCACAAGCTATTCTGCCACAGGATTTATTGCGGGGGCCTTTATGGTCGCCGGAGCAGTTATTATGAATGTAGTCTTAGCGGTCCTTAAAATTGTTATTAATGTCGTCGCGACAATCTGGAATGTAATCGCAACGGTCGCCGAATCTATTAGAAATGTATTTAATGACCCGGTAGGTTCCATTGTCCGATTGTTCGTTGGCTTGGGGGATACAGTTTTAGGAATATTGGAGACTATAGCTTCGGCAATTGACACGTTGACTGGAAAGCATCTGTCGGATGCAATCAATGGATGGAGGGGCGATCTTCAGGGGATGGCTGATGACTTAGTGGGTGAAGTAGAAATAAAGGTTCCGCGCTTAGATCCCCACGATTACCTTCCTGGTCGATTCGATTACACTAACGCTTTTAACAAGGGTTACAACTGGGGCAACAATATTTCCGATAAATTTAGCTTATCAAATATTCCAGGAAATACCCTGACGGATTTCGACTTGGGCAACATACCTAATATTGATCGTGTCGGTGAAGTTGGCAAAATCAAAGATAAGGTCGATATCTCCAACGAAGACCTTAAGATCATGCGCGAGTTAGCCGAAATGAAAAACATCCAGAACTTTGTAACACTTACACCAACAGTAGCAGTCACAACCGGGGATATTAACAATGGTCAGAGCGTGGACACTATAGTAGGGAAGATTAAAACTATGCTGGAGACTGAGATTGCTTCGTCTGCATCAAACGTTTATGCGTAA
- a CDS encoding N-acetylmuramoyl-L-alanine amidase: MLKENDEARKEVNLDIWHKAGYDGEGINILLCDLNGTILPHMKEYCVSVDPEKKMVNEPKHNTYTAQVLHEALPKATIYVAPWTFSAKEIGEWLDANPGLIHLANVSLSSPVSSEYDVFKRHNIPVCCSSGNNSKRTKYGVSFPADLEWTIAVGAYNWADKGLYANDVVDYSNGGEALDAVSCTNIWVKTQEGNLLKYTGTSTSSPWGCGTLGAYLHWRLKNGLPTLGQSEAKTFIRENCIDIRTEGFDYDSGHGLFCLPKEIPKVEIPPKEVPMSTPYNRNIQALVIHHMGDGLPPERSILQRWNPYSYDYPEYDYGIEADGTIRTGRPLSIQGSHAISNKTPYNQRGYQWWNRNAIGVGLAGDFTLYPMPAAQFRALVTLVKRLMAEHGLTLDNVYPHGQVTYTDCPGCTYSKVPALTKGLWSYDEFEQAVLIEEEDDVLDVAVLLFTKEDYWAGVDVAARHNCAVFVRPAGNTVPPDAWHAKQLIVIGGPTTGHANEVLLSGNDKYDTAAAVAKYLG; encoded by the coding sequence ATGTTAAAGGAAAATGACGAAGCCCGAAAAGAGGTTAACCTCGATATATGGCACAAGGCAGGTTATGACGGGGAAGGTATAAACATTTTGCTCTGTGATCTAAATGGCACGATACTCCCTCATATGAAAGAGTATTGTGTCTCAGTTGATCCCGAGAAAAAAATGGTCAATGAACCCAAGCACAACACTTATACAGCCCAGGTGTTGCATGAAGCTTTACCAAAGGCAACTATTTATGTAGCCCCATGGACTTTCTCAGCCAAGGAAATAGGCGAGTGGCTAGATGCAAATCCTGGATTAATCCACTTGGCTAACGTCAGTTTATCCAGTCCAGTGTCTAGCGAGTACGATGTGTTTAAGCGTCACAACATTCCGGTTTGCTGTTCATCCGGTAATAACTCCAAGCGCACAAAATATGGCGTAAGCTTCCCCGCTGACCTCGAATGGACGATTGCCGTCGGAGCTTATAATTGGGCTGATAAGGGACTCTATGCTAATGACGTAGTAGATTATTCAAATGGTGGAGAGGCTTTAGACGCGGTATCCTGTACGAATATATGGGTTAAGACTCAAGAAGGAAATTTGCTTAAATACACTGGAACGAGCACATCTTCACCGTGGGGATGTGGGACATTGGGCGCTTATCTTCACTGGCGACTGAAAAATGGGTTACCTACCTTAGGCCAATCTGAGGCTAAAACGTTCATCCGTGAAAACTGCATAGATATTAGGACAGAAGGCTTTGACTACGACAGCGGTCACGGTCTTTTTTGTTTACCCAAAGAGATACCGAAGGTTGAAATCCCACCAAAGGAGGTACCTATGTCAACACCATACAACCGTAATATCCAAGCCCTTGTGATCCACCATATGGGGGACGGTCTACCGCCAGAGAGATCAATCCTACAGCGCTGGAATCCTTACAGTTACGATTATCCGGAATACGATTACGGAATTGAGGCAGACGGGACAATCCGGACAGGAAGGCCTCTCAGTATCCAGGGATCTCACGCCATAAGCAACAAAACGCCATACAACCAGAGAGGCTATCAATGGTGGAATCGTAATGCTATTGGGGTTGGCCTAGCTGGGGATTTTACGTTGTACCCTATGCCGGCAGCACAGTTTAGGGCGCTGGTTACCCTCGTGAAGCGTTTAATGGCTGAACATGGATTAACGCTCGACAACGTCTACCCACATGGTCAGGTGACGTATACTGATTGTCCAGGCTGCACCTACAGTAAGGTGCCCGCATTGACAAAGGGGTTATGGTCCTATGATGAATTTGAACAGGCAGTATTAATCGAGGAGGAAGATGACGTGTTAGATGTAGCTGTTTTACTATTTACCAAAGAGGACTATTGGGCTGGTGTAGACGTTGCCGCCCGGCATAACTGCGCTGTGTTTGTGCGCCCGGCCGGCAATACGGTTCCGCCTGATGCGTGGCACGCGAAGCAGTTGATCGTGATCGGCGGCCCGACAACAGGCCACGCCAATGAGGTGCTGCTATCCGGCAATGACAAGTACGATACTGCGGCTGCGGTGGCGAAGTATTTGGGGTGA
- a CDS encoding baseplate J/gp47 family protein: MYEDQTYESILARMLDRIPADLDKREGSIIYDALSPAAAELAQAYAELEVNLKLFSAQTSSGDYLELRTADYGVTRRVTTKAQRKAMFYGQNDTLLDVAIGSRFSIEQVKYATKEKIAPGQYILECEVAGSVGNQHFGTLLPIDYINGLVRAELADILIPGTDIETDDSLRQRYLQRVRQPATSGNAAQYRQWALEVSGVGDAKVFPLWAGSGSVKLVIVDAGKQPATSTLVDAVSDYIETVRPIGADVTVVSAAAKEIGVSAVVTLAAGYAIQGVIDAFRAALGSYLQDTAFTSTYISYAKVGTILLSTPGVLDYTNLTVNGGNVNVALADEEIPVLGTIGLGV; the protein is encoded by the coding sequence GTGTATGAGGACCAAACGTATGAGTCCATCTTGGCCAGAATGCTGGACCGAATACCTGCGGATCTGGACAAACGAGAGGGCAGCATTATTTATGACGCCCTCTCTCCGGCTGCAGCAGAACTGGCCCAGGCTTATGCAGAATTAGAAGTCAACCTAAAGCTATTCTCAGCTCAAACATCAAGTGGAGACTATCTGGAATTAAGGACGGCGGATTATGGGGTAACTCGTAGAGTCACCACGAAGGCCCAGCGGAAGGCAATGTTTTACGGGCAAAATGATACCCTGTTGGATGTGGCCATCGGCAGCCGCTTTTCCATTGAGCAAGTAAAGTACGCTACCAAAGAAAAAATCGCGCCGGGTCAGTATATTCTGGAGTGTGAAGTGGCGGGTAGTGTAGGCAATCAGCACTTTGGCACGTTACTTCCTATTGATTACATTAATGGACTTGTAAGAGCTGAATTAGCTGACATACTTATCCCTGGGACAGACATTGAAACCGACGACAGCCTCAGGCAGCGCTACCTGCAGCGAGTTCGGCAGCCGGCAACGTCTGGGAATGCAGCTCAATATCGACAATGGGCCCTTGAAGTATCTGGCGTGGGAGATGCGAAAGTTTTCCCCTTGTGGGCAGGGTCAGGAAGTGTGAAGCTTGTTATCGTGGATGCTGGAAAACAGCCGGCTACCTCCACTTTGGTGGACGCTGTATCAGACTATATTGAGACCGTGCGCCCTATCGGTGCTGACGTGACCGTTGTTTCGGCAGCAGCTAAAGAGATTGGTGTCTCAGCGGTGGTCACTTTGGCGGCAGGTTATGCTATCCAAGGAGTGATAGATGCTTTTAGGGCAGCCCTGGGAAGTTATCTGCAGGATACAGCTTTTACCAGCACCTATATCAGTTATGCTAAAGTGGGAACCATATTGCTAAGCACACCGGGTGTCCTTGATTATACAAATTTGACAGTCAATGGTGGCAATGTAAATGTAGCTTTGGCGGATGAAGAAATACCGGTGCTGGGAACCATAGGATTGGGGGTATGA
- a CDS encoding XkdQ/YqbQ family protein, whose product MLKILIDNKDGNVWDISKIVADVTWKTSRIGKAGSLEFTLIKNALGQDAAFKYSNGDIVRVQEVEDNINVFYGYIFSVEGGRDEAVKITCYDQLRYLMANETYVLANVTASDVVRRIAADFQLKLGRIDDTGYIIPTMSQNDQKLFDTICKALDLTLMNTGLNYVFFDDFGALSVRNIEDLLLDFIIGDGSLMTDYTHKVSIDQDTYNKIKLYKDNKETGQREIYQAYDSANMAKWGVLQLYQSVDENMNAAQINELLDNLATLKNRESRTLKIEAIGDLRVRAGSYLRIQIQEYGINQPFLVDECKHYFEGADHTMSLELKAIMKVV is encoded by the coding sequence GTGCTAAAAATACTGATCGATAACAAAGATGGAAACGTGTGGGATATATCTAAGATCGTTGCCGACGTAACCTGGAAAACCAGCAGAATCGGTAAAGCTGGCAGCTTGGAATTTACTCTGATCAAAAACGCTTTAGGGCAAGACGCAGCCTTCAAGTACAGCAATGGAGATATTGTCCGGGTCCAGGAAGTAGAGGATAATATTAATGTTTTCTACGGCTATATCTTTTCCGTCGAAGGGGGAAGGGACGAGGCAGTTAAGATTACTTGCTATGATCAACTACGGTACCTCATGGCGAATGAAACCTATGTCTTAGCAAACGTCACAGCCTCTGATGTTGTTCGAAGAATCGCTGCTGATTTTCAACTAAAACTTGGACGGATCGATGATACGGGGTATATAATTCCGACGATGTCCCAAAATGACCAAAAGCTTTTTGATACGATCTGCAAGGCCTTAGATTTAACCCTGATGAATACCGGGCTGAACTATGTGTTCTTCGATGACTTTGGGGCTTTATCAGTGCGGAATATTGAGGACCTACTGCTGGATTTCATCATTGGCGATGGTAGCCTCATGACAGACTATACCCATAAAGTATCAATCGACCAAGACACCTACAACAAGATTAAGCTTTATAAAGACAACAAGGAAACCGGCCAGCGCGAAATCTATCAGGCCTATGATAGTGCCAATATGGCTAAGTGGGGGGTGCTGCAGCTCTACCAAAGCGTGGATGAAAATATGAACGCTGCTCAGATTAATGAACTGCTCGATAATCTGGCCACATTGAAAAACCGAGAGTCAAGGACTCTGAAAATTGAAGCTATTGGTGATCTTCGAGTGAGGGCCGGAAGTTATCTAAGGATACAGATCCAAGAATATGGAATCAATCAGCCTTTCCTGGTGGATGAATGTAAGCATTATTTCGAAGGTGCAGATCATACCATGAGCCTGGAACTTAAAGCAATTATGAAGGTGGTATAA
- a CDS encoding hemolysin XhlA family protein: protein MGDLQEVVIDIRERVVRVETKLDAQNDLRERVCAVEEKATETEQRSKSNTHRIDKLEANNTWLWRTVAGAIISAGVGAMVIFK from the coding sequence GTGGGAGACCTACAGGAAGTAGTCATTGATATCCGGGAGCGCGTAGTAAGGGTCGAAACAAAATTGGATGCTCAAAACGACCTCAGGGAGAGGGTGTGCGCCGTTGAAGAAAAGGCCACAGAAACAGAGCAGCGATCAAAATCAAACACTCATCGAATTGACAAACTTGAAGCAAACAATACATGGCTCTGGCGCACCGTCGCTGGGGCCATTATTAGTGCGGGGGTAGGGGCTATGGTTATTTTTAAGTAA
- a CDS encoding DUF2634 domain-containing protein, whose product MIPTGGSINNGVIEETEQPSLTWKLDAAKERIAGRLDGLEAVKQAVFKILGTPRYHHLIYTTNYGSELETLIGMNPVFVKSEAARMIREALTQDDRITGVENIQTTVTGDGLLIECTVISKYGSFEITQEVRA is encoded by the coding sequence ATGATACCGACCGGTGGAAGTATCAACAATGGTGTGATTGAAGAAACGGAGCAGCCATCCCTCACCTGGAAGTTGGATGCAGCTAAAGAACGAATTGCCGGCAGACTGGACGGCCTTGAGGCAGTCAAACAGGCTGTCTTTAAAATTCTGGGAACACCTCGTTATCATCACTTAATCTATACGACAAACTATGGTTCTGAGCTGGAAACCTTGATCGGAATGAACCCGGTCTTTGTAAAATCAGAAGCTGCCCGCATGATCAGAGAAGCGTTAACCCAGGATGATCGAATCACCGGCGTTGAGAATATCCAAACTACGGTCACGGGGGATGGTTTGCTCATTGAGTGCACAGTTATCAGCAAATATGGGAGTTTTGAGATAACGCAGGAGGTGAGGGCGTAA
- a CDS encoding LysM peptidoglycan-binding domain-containing protein, with translation MPYGIKLSLYSETIELPVMPGALEIGEGGNNKTYDIVALGEINVIKNPKLSEYAFSSFFPAQRYPFVTVQPLLLPYEYVKLILKWMKSREPIRFVFISDTFDINTLASIEGFDWKEEAGRSGDIDYSLKLKKYVPYSARRAVSISTLQTATASTQTIQAPERPNEQQTPKTYTLVAGDTLWAVAQKQLGNGSRWPELQSLNGISDADIKRLQIGQVIKLA, from the coding sequence ATGCCCTACGGCATCAAGCTGAGTCTATATTCAGAGACCATTGAGCTCCCTGTTATGCCGGGAGCCCTGGAAATTGGAGAGGGCGGAAATAACAAGACCTATGATATTGTGGCCCTGGGGGAAATCAACGTCATAAAAAATCCCAAGCTCTCAGAGTATGCCTTCAGCAGCTTCTTCCCGGCCCAGCGGTACCCATTTGTTACGGTTCAGCCCCTGCTGCTCCCTTACGAATATGTAAAACTCATTTTAAAGTGGATGAAATCTAGAGAACCCATTCGCTTTGTTTTTATCTCCGATACCTTTGATATCAATACCCTGGCCAGTATTGAAGGTTTTGACTGGAAAGAAGAGGCCGGCAGATCAGGTGATATTGACTATTCCTTAAAGTTGAAGAAATATGTGCCTTATTCAGCACGACGAGCTGTCAGCATTTCAACGTTGCAAACTGCCACAGCCTCAACACAAACAATTCAAGCCCCTGAAAGGCCAAACGAGCAGCAGACTCCCAAAACCTATACCCTTGTAGCCGGTGATACTCTATGGGCCGTAGCGCAGAAGCAATTAGGCAATGGGAGCCGCTGGCCAGAGTTACAATCCTTAAATGGTATTTCAGATGCCGATATTAAGCGGCTACAAATCGGCCAAGTAATAAAGTTGGCATAG
- a CDS encoding YmfQ family protein: MGYGNQIYGTTLFGTDGNDGDQPEYLAPNLMRYLPEYYQSVREMKKLQETASNEMGLFLFSMNDLLDQCFIDTATWGLDFWESELGLETDQTKPYARRREQIKAKIRGSGITTKQMIKDTASAFSGGEVDVIEYPAEYRFEVRFIGTKGIPANMPGFMAMIEQIKPAHLGYSFKYTYTWWDSLKHLTWNSVNAMTWNELRVYE, translated from the coding sequence ATGGGGTACGGAAACCAAATCTATGGCACCACCCTTTTTGGGACTGACGGCAACGACGGGGATCAGCCGGAATATTTGGCACCTAACCTCATGAGATACTTGCCTGAGTATTATCAGAGCGTACGAGAAATGAAAAAGTTACAGGAGACTGCGTCCAATGAGATGGGTCTTTTTTTATTTTCCATGAATGACTTGCTGGACCAGTGTTTTATAGACACCGCCACATGGGGCCTGGATTTCTGGGAAAGTGAGCTGGGCCTAGAGACAGACCAAACAAAGCCTTATGCCCGTCGGCGGGAGCAAATTAAAGCTAAGATTCGCGGCTCGGGGATAACCACGAAGCAAATGATTAAGGACACGGCCAGTGCTTTCTCCGGTGGCGAGGTGGATGTGATTGAGTACCCGGCAGAGTACCGCTTCGAGGTTCGCTTTATTGGGACCAAGGGTATTCCGGCTAATATGCCCGGGTTTATGGCAATGATCGAGCAGATTAAACCGGCTCACTTGGGCTACAGCTTTAAATATACCTATACGTGGTGGGATTCTTTGAAACATCTCACTTGGAATAGCGTGAATGCTATGACCTGGAATGAGCTCAGAGTTTATGAGTAA